The genomic interval TGATCTCGATCGCCGGGCCCGCGGCCAACCTCGCGCTCGCGATCGTGGCGGGGTTCGCCCTCCGGCTGGGTATCGAGTCGTTCGAAATATTGCTGGTCGCGCAGGCGTTCCTGTTCACCAATCTGATCATGTTCGTGTTCCACCTGATGCCGGTGCCGGGTCTCGATGGCGCACGCATGCTCGCTCTCGTGCTGCCGGTGCATGCCCGCGAGATCTACCGCAACCTCGATCAGTACCTGGTCCTGTTCATGCTGGTGATCTTCTTCCTGTTCGCCGGTCCGCTGCTCGCGATCGTGGAGGGACTGGCGGCAGCAGTGTGCGACATCGTCGCCGGCTCGGCCGCCTGCGGCCGGTTCTGACCACGAGCCCGCGGCCCGCCGGTGCCCTCCCGGGTGTGGAGCACGCCCGCGTTATCATCCGCTCCATCGTGGGAAGAGCATCGTGGTGAACGCGGGATCCGGGGCCGGCGCCGAGGTTCGTGCCCGCGTGCTGACGGGGTACCGGCCGACCGGGCCGCTGCACGTCGGGCACTGGTTCGGCAACATCCGCACGATGCTGGACCTGCAGGTCGAACATGACGCCTTCTTCTTCGTGGCCGACTGGCACTCCCTGACGACCGATTACGACCGGACCGAAGCGCTCCCGGGCAACGTCGCAGGTCTCGTGCTCGACTGGCTCGCCGCGGGCCTGGATCCCACGCGCGCCACGATCTACCGGCAATCCGACATCCCCGAGATCGCCGAGATGTCGTTGCTGCTCGGGATGCTGACCCCCATCGGGTGGCTCGAGCGCGTCCCGACCTTCAAGGAACGGCTGCGCGATCTCGCCGAACGCGACATCGCCAACCTCGGGTTGCTCGGCTACCCGGTGCTCCAGACCGTCGACATCACGATCGTGCGGGGAGAGCTCGTGCCGGTGGGGGAGGATCAGCTGCCGCACCTCGAACTCTCGCGGGAGATCGTTCGGCGCTTCAACCGGATCTACGGGGACGTGCTCGTCGAGCCGAAGGAGCTGCTCTCCGAGGCCCCGCTGATCCCGGGCAGCGACGGCCGGAAGATGTCCAAGTCGCTCGACAACGCGATCGGGGTGCGCGACGACGAGGACCAGATCCGTGCGAAGGTTCGCTCGTTCCTGACCGATCCACAGAAGGTTCGCAAGCACGACCCGGGGCGCCCGGAGATCTGTCCGGTCTTCTCGTTGCACCGCTTGTTCTCGCCCGACATCCTCGAGTGGACCGAAGAGAACTGCCGTTCGGGCGCGCTGGGGTGCGTGGAATGCAAAGGGAACCTCGCGGACCGCATCGTGGAGTACTACCGTCCGTTCCGGGAACGGCGCGCGGAGCTGGAGTCCACGCCCGACGTGGTCGAGCGGACCCTGGCCGACGGAGCGGCGCGGGCCCGGCCGGTGGCGCAGCGCACGCTCGAGGCCGTCCGCGAAGCGATGCATCTCAGATGAGAGGAACGCGGTGAGCGCAACGAACGACACGACCTCCGCGGAGGCTCCGGTGTTCGCGGTCGAGCTCCCCGTGTTCACGGGGCCCTTCCGCGTGCTCTCCGACCTGATCCTCGAGCAAAAGGTCGATGTGTGCGACGTGCCGGTCGCGACCGTGACGGATGCCTTCCTCTCGTACTCGAGCGACACCGAGCGCTGGGACCTGGAGGAGGCCACGTGGTTCCTGGCGATCTGCGCGATCCTCCTCGAGTTGAAGGTGGGGCGCTTGATGCCCAAGCACACCGAGCTCGACGAGGACGACCTGCTCGGCGGCAACCCCGACCTCGTCTACGCGCGCAGCCTCGAGTTGCAGGCGTTCCGCCGCATCGCCGCGGAGCTCGCCCGGCGAGCCGCGGGCGAGGCCGAGTACTTCACCCGGGACGCGGGACCGGGGGAGGAGTTCGCCCACCTGTACCCCGACGTGATGGAGAAGGTCACGCCCGAACGGCTGCAGCGGTTGGCCGCAGCGCTGCTGAAGCCCCCGCCCGTGCTGGATCTGTCCCACGTGACCCCGATCCGGTTCACGGTGTCGGACGCGATGGCCGATGTGGAGCGGTCGCTGACCGATGTGCGTGAGGCGCGGTTCCGCGAGCTCGTGGCGGACTGCGAGGAGCGGATCCACGTCGTCGTGCGTTTCCTGGCGCTCCTGGAGCTGTACCGGGACGGCAAGATCGAGGTGGAGCAGGCCGAGACCTTCGGCGAGCTGCGGATCCGGTGGGCCCCGTGAGCGACGAGCCGATGCCGGCCGTCGATCCCCTGGAGGAACGGGCGGACCGCGAGCCGAGCGCGGTCACCGAGCCGCGGGGTGCGGGGGACCTGGCGCGGTCGATCGAAGCCTTGCTCTTCGTGTCCGACGAGCCCGTTGCCGCGTCGGTGCTGGCCGGGGTCCTCGAGACCGACCGCCGCGCCGTCGACCGGGCATGCGAGGAGCTGGCCGCCGCCCTGGAGGCGCGGGGCTCGGGCGTGGTCCTGCGTAACGTCGCCGGGGGATGGCGGCTGTTCACCCACCCCGATACCGCACCGATCGTCGAACGCTTCGTGCTGAGCTCTCGTCAGGCGCGCTTGACGAAGGCCGCGCTCGAGACCTTGGCGATCGTCGCCTACAAGCAGCCGGTCACCCGCCATCAGGTCTCGTCGGTGCGGGGGGTCAACTCCGACGGGGTCCTGCGCGCCCTCACCGAGCGCGAGCTCGTCGTCGAGGTGGGACGAGAGGAGAGTCCGGGGCGGCCGGTGCTGTACGGCACGAGTCCGGCGTTCCTCGAACGTCTCGGGTTGCCGTCGGTGACCTCCCTTCCGTCCCTCGCACCCTTGCTGGGCGAAGTGGACGAGGTGGACCCGGGCCGGGATGCGCCTCCCGCTCCGGCCGACGGCGCGGAGGACGCCGGCCCGGTCGAGGAGACCTACGGCGACGACGAGCCCGACGCGGGCGCCGCAGACGGTGCCGAGGGGTCGGACGGTCGACCCGGCGGCGCTCCCGGCGACTGATCCGGCGCCGTGGCCCAGGAGCGGCTCCAGCGGACCCTGGCACGCGCCGGGTTCGGCTCGCGCAGGGCATGTGAAGACCTGATCCGCCAGGAACGCGTCACGGTGAACGGCAAGCTCGCAACCCTCGGGGACAAGGCCGATCCGGAGCACGATACGGTCGCCGTCGACGGCTCAACCCTCAACCTCGATCCCGACTCGAGGTACTACGCCTTCAACAAGCCGACCGGAGTCGTGACCTCGATGTCCGACGAACGCGGGCGGCCGGATCTGCGGAGCTACCTCCCCGAGGGCCCTCGCGTCTTCCCGGTGGGGCGACTCGACCTGGATAGCGAGGGCCTGCTGGTGCTCACGAACGACGGTGAGCTCGCGAATCGCCTGACCCATCCCCGGTACGGGATCGAGAAGGAGTACCTGGCCGAGGTCGATGGAGCGGCCACAGACCGCGCACTCGGAGCGCTGCGACAGGGGGTCGACCTGGAGGACGGGCCGGCCAAGGTGATCGCGGTCCGTACCGTCGACCGCCGCCCCGACCGCAGCGCACTGCGGGTCGTGATGGCGGAGGGCCGGAAGCGGGAAGTCCGCCGGATCCTCGACGCGGTGGGACTACCCGTCACCCGCCTCGTCCGGCTCCGGATCGGCCCCCTGCGTCTCGGACGGTTGCGATCCGGCGAGATCCGGGAGCTGGACCACGCCGAAGTCCGTGCGCTGTACCGTGCCGCCGGTCTCTAAGCGGTAGCCTCCGTTCACGGTGCCCGTCTTGGGAACCGTCGGACGCATCGTCGGTTCGTGGGCGGTGCTCGCCGCACCGAAGTCGCCGGCCCGGCGCCGGCCCTGCGACGCGAGAGGAGGGGCATGCGGGTTCGCGGCGCACGGGGAGCGATCCGCGTTCCCGAAGATCGGTCCGAGGTCGTCCTCGAGGCCACCAGTCGCCTGGTCGGCGAGATCCTCGACCGGAACGCGATCGCGACGGACGACCTCGTGAGCATGCTGTTCACCACCACGGACGGGCTCTCCTCGGTGTTCCCGGCCGAGGCGGCGCGCAGGATGGGTCTGGGTCGGGTCCCGCTGCTGTGTGCCCGGGAGATCCCCGTCGAGGGAGCGATGCCGAACGTGATCCGCATCCTCGTCCACTTCCACTCCGACCGCGGCCTCGACGAGGTCGAGCACGTCTACCTGGATGGCGCGGAGTCTTTGCGCGATGACCTCGACTGACCCCCCCGGGCGGCCCGATGCCCCCAAGCTCGATGCGGCTCCCGCCCGGATCGCGGTGCTCGGGACCGGGATGATGGGGACATCGATCGCGATGGCCGCGCTGCGGGCCGGGATCGCGGTCCGGGGAACCGACGCGGATCCTCAGGTGCTGGCGAGGGCCTCGGAGCACGGTGGGTTCGTCGCCGCGCCCGATCTGCCCTCGGCCGTCCGAGGCGCCGAGCTCGTCGTGGTCTGTACCCCCACTGCTGCGATCCCGTCCACGGTCCGCGCGGTCCTCGACGCGGCTCCGGAGGCCGTCGTGACCGATGCCGGGAGCGTGAAGACCGCGGTCGTCCGCGAGATCGAACGGGACGCGGCGGGTACGGGAGCCGAACGTTTCGTGGGCGGGCACCCCATGGGTGGCAGCGAGCGCTCGGGTCCGGACGGGGCGGCTCCGAGCGTGGTCGATTCGATCGTGTGGGCGATCACCCCCTCGGAGGTCAGCGCGCCGGATGCTGTGGGCCGGCTCGAGGCGTTCGTGGGCGCTCTCGGGAGCCGGCCGGTGCTGCTGAGCCCGGAGCGGCACGACCGCCTCGTCGCGATCGTGTCGCACCTGCCGCAGATCGCGTCGACGGTGCTCATGGGTCTGGCGGCGTCCGAGGAGGCGGACGAGCCCGAACTGCTCTTGCTCGCCGCCGGAGGGTTCCGGGATCTGACCCGCCTCGCCGCCTCGAGCCCAACCCTGTGGAGCGACATCCTGCTCTCGAACCGGGACGCGATCCTGGCCGCGATCGACCTCTACCTCGCGCGTCTGAGTGCGATGCGCGAGCTCGTCGCCGCACAACGGGCCGGCGAGGTCGAGGAGGCGTTCGCGGCCGCGAAGGCGGCCCGTCTCACGATGGCCGCCAAGCCTCTCGTTCGCTCCGGGGTGGCGATCCTCCAGGTACCGATCCCTGACCGCCCGGGCGCCCTGGCCGAGCTGACCGCGACGATGGCCGAGGCCGGGATCAACATCGAGGACCTGCAGATCGTCCACTCGCCCGAAGGAGGCCGAGGACTGGTTCACGTGACCGTCGCGGCGTCCGAGTCCGGGTCGGCGGCGGAGGTGCTCGGGGCGCGCAGCTTCGAGCCGACGAGGATCGCCTGAGGCCCGGGCGATGCGACTCCGGATCCGTCCCGGTTCGGCCGTCGGGGGCCACGCGCGCGTTCCGGGGGACAAGTCGATCGCGCACCGATGGCTGATCCTCGCGTCGACGGCGAGAGGTCGGAGCCGGCTGGCCGGGATGCCGGGCGGGCTCGATGTGCGTTCCACGGCGGCCTGCATGGCGGTGCTGGCACCGAAACCTCGACCTGCACTGGAGACGTGGCTGCACCTTCATCGAGACCGGGGTGCAGACGAACGGCAGGGTCGAGGTTTCACATGGAACTTGAACGCTGGCGAGAACCCTCCAGACGCCTCGACCCTCGACCTTGTCCTCGAGGGTGATGGCAGGAACGCCCTGGCCGAGCCTCCGAAGCGTCTGGATTGCGAGAACTCGGGGACGACCCTCCGGCTCCTGACCGGACTGCTCGCTCCGGCGCCGTTCACCTCGCTCCTTGCCGGGGACGCAAGTCTCAACGCCCGTCCGATGGAGCGGATCGCCGAACCGTTGCGCGCGATGGGAGCAGTGATCGACACCACCGACGGCCACCCGCCGGTGCGGGTGGATCCCGTCGGCGAGCTGCACGGCATCACGTGGGAGGACGGCACTCCGAGCGCGCAGGTGAAGTCGGCGATCCTGCTCGCGGGCACGGCGGCGAGCGGTTCTACGACGGTGGTGGAGCCCGTGACGACCCGCGACCACACGGAGCGGGCCCTGCAGGCCCTCGGCGGTCCGGTCCGCATCGAGGGGCGCTCGGTCACCGTCGAGGCCTTCCAGCACCAGGGGTTCTCGGGCACGGTCCCCGGCGATCCATCCTCGGCGGCGTTCCTGGTCGCGGCCGCCGCGCTCACCGGCGCGGAGCTGCATATCGAGGGGGTCGGACTCAACCCGACACGGACCCGGTTCCTGGCCGTCATGGAACGGATGGGCATCCCGCTGACGACCGAGCTCGACGGGGAGGAAGTCGGAGAGCCCGTCGGAGCGATCCACGTCGGTCGCGCCGGAGCGTTGCGGGCAACGACCGTCGACGTGGACGAGCTCCCCCTCGTGATCGACGAGGTCCCCGTGCTCGCGGCGGTGGCCGCGCACGCGGACGGGGTCACGCGGTTCCGGGGCGCGGGCGAGCTGAAGGTGAAGGAGAGCGACCGGCTCTCCGCGGTCGTGGAGGGCCTGCGAGGTCTCGGGGGCGACGCGGAGGTGGAGGACGAGGACCTCGCGGTGACGGGGGGCGGTCTTCCCGGCGGGAACGCGGGGTCCGGCGGCGATCATCGGATCGGGATGGCGTTCGTGGTGGCGGCGCTCGCCGCGTCGGGAACGAGCGAGGTCGAGGGGATCGAACACACCGAGGTGTCGTTCCCGGGGTTCGCCCCCGCCCTGGGGGCGCTCGGCGCCGACCTCGAGGAAGCGTGATCGCGTGGCTGTCGTCGCGATCGACGGGACCGCGGGATCGGGGAAGTCGACGCTCGCGAGAGGCTTGGCCCGGACCCTTGATCTGCCCTACGTGAACACCGGCGTGATGTACCGTGCGCTCGCGCGCGCCGCGCTCGACGAGGGGATCGATCCCTCGGACGGCCCCGCCCTCGCCTCCGTGGCGGGCAGGCTGCGATTCACGCTCGGTCCGCACGGCGCCGACGGGGTCTCGGGGATCGAGGTCGAGGGTTCGCCACCGGGTCCGGACCTGGAGACTCCCGAGGTGGAGGCGATCGTGTCCGGCGTCGCCCGGCACCCCGAGGTCCGGGCCGTCCTCGTCGAGCGCCAGCGCGCCCTCGCTGGGCCCGGCGCGGTCGTCGAGGGTCGAGACATCGGAACGGTCGTGTTCCCGGACGCGCCGGTGAAGCTTTTCCTCACCGCCGACCCCCGGGCGCGGGCGGAGCGACGGGCGATCGAGCGCGCAGGCGCGGCCGACGAGGCCGTCGTGGCGGAAAATCTCCAGCGGCGGGACCGGCGCGACGCCGTGACGAACCCGTTCGATCCGGCGCCCGGAGCCGTCGTGATCGACGCCTCCGAACGCTCGATCGAGCAGGTCCTGGCGCTTGCCCTCGACATCGCTCGTGCCGCCGGGGTGGCCGGACCGGATCTCACCGGGGGAGGGCCGGGGTGAGCAGCCCTCGGCCGGCGCGCGTCGCGATCGTCGGACGACAGAACGTGGGCAAGTCGACCCTGGCCAACCGGCTGTTCGGTCGGCGGGAGACGATCGCACACGAGAGCCCCGGCGTGACCCGCGATCGGATCGAGCTGGAGACCTCGTGGCGTGGGCGGACCTTCGGGCTCGTCGACACCGGCGGCTTCGCGCATCGCGCCGACGGGATCGAGCAGCTCGTCGCGACCCAGGCGGAACGCGCCGCCGACGAGGCGGACGTGGTCGTGCTCGTCGTCGACGGGCATACCGGTATCCAGGAGGAGGACGCGATGCTCGCGCGCCGGCTCCGTCGCGGGCAGGTTCCGGTCCTCCTCGTCGTGAACAAGGTCGACGCCGAGCGCGAGGAGCTCGACGTCGGGGCGTTCTACGCGCTCGGTCTCGGTGAGCCGCTGCCGGTCTCGGCCCTGCACGGTCGCTCCAGCGGCGACCTGCTCGATCGGATCGTCGACCTGTTGCCGCCGCGCGACGCGTTCGACGAAACGGGCCGGGACATGGACCTGGAGCCGAGGTTCGCGCTCGTCGGGCGGCCCAACGTCGGGAAGTCCTCGTTGTTCAACCGGCTCGTCGGGGAGGAGCGCTCGGTCGTGTTCGAGGAGGCCGGTACGACGCGGGACGCGGTGGACGCCCTCGTCGAATGGCCCGACGGCCCCGTCCGTTTCGTGGACACGGCGGGACTCCGCCGTTCCTCCCGTCAGCGGGGGGTCGACTACTACAGCTCCCTTCGGACCCAGCAGGCGATCGAACGGTCCCACGTCGCGGCGCTCGTGATCGATGCCGACGACGGCCTGACGTCGGAGGACAAGCGGATCGCGGCGCGGGTGATGGAGTTCGGACGCGGCCTGTTGATCGTCGCGAACAAGTGGGACCTCGTCGAGGACAAGGACCAGACGTTCCGTCGCCTGACCGAGCTCGTCGGCCCGTTCGCCCATGCGCAGGTGGTGCGCACCTCGGCGGTCCGGGGGAGCGGGACGCGGCGACTGCCGCCCGCGTTGCTCACCGTCCACGAGCGATGGACCTTCCGAGCCTCGACCTCGAAGGTCAACGAGGTCCTGCAGGCGGCCCAGCAGGAACGGCCGGCGCCGCGAGGGGTGGGGACGTTCCGCTACGCGACGCAGGTCTCGTCCGGACCGCCTTCCTTCGTCGTGTTCGGGGGCAAGGTTCCGAACCCGACGTACCGCCGCTACCTGGAGAACCGTCTCCGGTCGAGGTTCGAGCTCGCCGGTGTTCCGGTCAAGCTCACGTTCCGCCCGAAGCGCCGCTCGTCCTGAGGGCGACCCGCTAGGATGAGCCGCGAACGGGACGTGGCGCAGCCTGGTAGCGCACTGGTCTGGGGGACCAGGGGTCGCGGGTTCGAATCCCGCCGTCCCGACCACGGTGAACGGGTGATACGTTGCCCGCCCGATGACCTCGCAGCGACAGCAGGCGGGCGCGAGTACGGCGATCCTCACCGTTCCGAACGTGATCTCCGCGATCCGCATCGCCCTGATCCCGGTGTTCGTCGTGCTGCTCCTCGGGGACGGAACCGAGTGGGCGGGTGTGCTGTTGTTCGCGATCGTCGCGGCCTCCGACTGGGTCGACGGCTTCATCGCCCGACGCACGGGTTCGGTCTCCGAGCTCGGGAAGGTGCTGGATCCGGTCGCGGACCGGCTCGCGATCGGTGCGGGTCTGATCGCTCTGGTGGTCGCGGACGCGTTCCCATTGTGGGCGGCGCTCCTGATCCTCGTCCGCGACGTCGCGGTGTTCGTCGTGGGTCTGGTGCTGCTCACGAGGTCGAGGGTTCGGATCGACGTCCGGTACATCGGGAAGGTCGCCACCTTCGGGTTGATGACGTCAGTGACGTGCATCGCCTGGGGCAGCTTCGATCTGCCGCTGGCCGGCGCCGCGACGGCCGTCGGATGGATCGCCTACGCGGTCGCGATCGTCGAGTACTACGTCGCGACCGTCCTGTACGCGCGGGACGTGCGGGAAGCCCGGGCGACGCCCGGTAGTCTCGACGCGGCGTGACGGACAGACCCGCGCCCGGACCCGCGAGAAGGGATGCCCGATGGATCTCCCGCAGGATCTTCGCTACACGAAGGAACACGAATGGGTTCGCCTCGAGGACGGCGTCGTGCGCGTCGGGATCACCGACTTCGCCCAGGACGCTCTCGGCGATGTGGTGTACGTGGACCTGCCTGCGGCCGGCACGGCGGTGACCGCGCACGAGGCTATGGGTGAGGTCGAATCCACCAAGTCGGTCTCGGACGTGTACGCACCCGTTACCGGAACGGTGACGGAGGTGAACACCGGCGTGGACGACAAGCCCGAGCTCGTGAATCGATCCCCGTACACGGATGGCTGGCTCGTCCTGATCAGCCCCTCCGACCCCAACGCGGTCGCATCCCTGATGGATGCCGCCGGCTACGAGGACCACGTCAGGCAGGCGGAGGGCGGCTGAACCGCTCGGGTCTGCCCGCGGTGATCTGGACTCCGACCTCGACCTCGAGTGTCCCGACCCCAGGCCTCCGGTCCAGGGTGCCCACGCGGGGAGGTCGAGCCTCGACCTGATGTGCCGTTGACCCGCCTGCCTGCCTACAGTAACGTCCGCTGTCGGTCGAGGCCGGTGTCTCAACGTCGACCTCGACCTTCAGGTGGAGACCGACCAGAAGGGCAAGCGAACGGTGTTCTGCACCCGCTGTGGACATCCCAACAAGGACGAGGCGCGTTTCTGCGCCCAATGTGGAGCTCCGCTCCAGGACGAGACGACCGTGTCGCTGACACCCGTCGAAGACGAAGCCGCGGGTGAGGAAGAGTTCCCCTTCCCGCACGATCAACTCGAGACCGGGCAGGCGCTCCTTCTGGTCAAGCGTGGCCCGAACGCCGGCTCGACTTTCTTGATCGAGGCGGTCGCAACGACGATCGGACGCGTGCCCGAGAGCGATGTGTTCCTCGATGACGTGACGGTCTCGCGATCGCACGCGCGTGTCGAACGACGCGACGGAGCGTTCTTCGTGACCGATCTCGGCAGCCTGAACGGGACCTACGTGAACGGTGAGCGCGTCGACGAGACGAAGCTCGCCTCCGGCGACGAGATCCAGGTCGGCAAGTTCAAACTCGTGTTCTTCGCGGCCGGGGAGTGAGGACGGACCAGCAGATGGCGACCACGCGCAACTATCAGTCGATCGGAGAGGTCCTCGTGGCCGTGAAGACCGAATTCCCGGACATCACGATCTCGAAGATCCGCTTCCTCGAGTCCGAGGGCCTGATCGAGCCCGAGCGCACTCCCTCCGGGTATCGGAAGTTCTACGAACAGGACGTCGAGCGCCTGCGCCACATCCTGAAGATGCAACGCGACGAGTACCTCCCTTTGAAGGTGATCAAGGAGCGGCTCGCGAAGCAGGATGCCGGCGAGGCCGTGGACACGGACGGCAACGCGATCGCGCCGGACGCGGAGGAGGTGACGGTCGACGACGGCACCGACGACGAGATCGCCCAGCCCGCGACCGGGCTCCAGATGTCGATCGAGGAGATGTCGGCCGCGACCGGGGTGGAACGCGAGCGGATCCTCGAGCTCGAGCAGTACGGATTGGTCCATGCGCACGGCCCGGACTCCGCGCGGTTCTACGACGGCGACGACTACATCATCCTGACGATCCTTCGCGACATGTTCCGCTATGGGATCGAGCCTCGACACCTGGGCATGTACAAGAACTTCGTCGAACGCGAGGCCTCGTTCTTCGAAACGATCGTGATGCCGTCCCTGCGGCAGCGCAACCCGGACGCGCGCCGCGCGGCGGTCGACACGCTGAACGACCTGTCGAAGATCTCGCGCAAGCTCAAGGCGGCGTTGCTCCGGGTCAACCTCCGCGAGTACCTGCAGGAGGGCTGAGCCCCCGGAGCCGACCCTTCCCCTCGGCTCCGGGGCGAGTGCTTGCGTAATCTCGCCCGCTGCGGCCCGTACGATGCCTCGGTGAACGCCAGAGCCGATCGTCGTCTCCGCCCCGCCGGGCCCGGCCCGCGGGCACGCTGGGCCTCGGGTGGCATCACGAGCCTCGCCCTCGCGTTGGCGATCGCGCTCTCCTGCCTCACGTCCAGCGGGGCCGGAGCCATCGAGGCACCACCTCCGACGCCGGTGAACGGCAAGCCGTCACCGTTCGTCACCGATCTCTCGACGCCGAAGCCCTCACCCGAGGCCCCCAGCGTCCGTGCACCTGTGGGCGTCCTCGCGGACCTGGACTCTGGGCAGGTGCTGTTCTCCAAGGGCCTGAACGATGCCCGGCCGATCGCCAGCGTGACCAAGCTCATGACTGCCTTGATCACGATCGAGCGGTCCGCGCTCGACGAGGTCGTCACCGTCAGCCCCAACGCGGCGCCACGCGTGACCGGCTACCACGGCTCGGAGCTCGACCTGCGTCCGGGAGAGCGCATCTCGGTCGAGGATCTCCTGACGGCAGCGTTGATCCAGTCCGCGAACGACGCGGCCGTCGCGCTCGCCGAGCACGTCGGAGGATCGGTCGACCGGTTCGTGTCGATGATGAACAGGAGGGCGCGCCGGCTCGGCATGCGCGACACGAGCTTCGCCTCGTCGAGCGGACTGGACGACGCTGGGCGGTCGACCGCACGCGACCTGCTCGTCCTCACCCGCGAGGTGATGGAGCAGGCCTCCCTCGCGCGGATCGTCCGGACGAAGTTCGCCGAGATCCCAAGTCCCGAAGGGAAGGCCCGTCGGGTTCAGAATCGCAACGTCCTCCTGTGGCTGTACCCGGGAGCGATCGGCGTGAAGACCGGCTACACGGTGGGCGCGAGGTTCTGCCTCGTCGCGGCCGCCGAGCGCGACGGCCTGCGTCTGGTCTCGATCGTCTTGGGCGCCCCCACGCCCGAGGGGCAGTTCTCCGACTCGGCCACGTTGCTGAACTACGGGTTCGCTGCGTTCGAACGCCGCACCTTCGTGGACGAGGGTGAGCTCCTCGGGTCGCTACGGCTGCCGGGTGGATCGGTCTCCGGCAGGACCGAGGGAAGCCTCGACGCCCTGATCCCGAGCGCCGACCTCGGGCAGGTGGAGCGACGCTTCGTCCCCGCGGGGGGTGTGGCGTTCCCGCCCGAGCCGGGTGAGGTGATCGGCGAGCTCGAGGTCGCCGCGGGACCGCTCGACCTAGGAACGGTACCGGTGGTCGTGTCCGAGGTGCCGCCCCCACCGCCGGCCGACGACGGTCCGTGGTGGCGCAGGACCCTTTCCTCGGTCGGCGACGCCGTCGGCGGCCTCGTCGGTGGCCTGCTCGGATAGGAGGGGTGCCGCTGCGGCCGCATCCGGTCGCAGCGGTGCGTCGTGGGGTGTGCGCTACGATGCCGCCGCATGTCGGAGATCGCCAGTGTCCTGTTCGCTCGCGAGGAGATCGGCCGGCGGATCAGCGAACTCGGTCGTGAGATCGCCGGTGACTACGGTGCCCGCGATCCGATCCTCGTCTCGGTCCTCAAGGGCGGCACGATCTTCCTCGCCGACCTGATGCGCTCCGTGAGCCGTCCCCTGGAGATCGACTTCCTTTCGATCTCGGGGTTCGGCGACGGCGACGAATCGATGGGCCGCGTGCGCATCCTCAAGGACCTCGACACGGACATCGCCGGTCGCGACGTGTTGCTGGTCGAGGACATCGTCGACACTGGGTTGACCCTCGCGTACCTGTTGTCGACGCTCGAGGGACGCGGTCCGGATTCCGTGCGCGTCTGCGCGTTGCTCGACAAGTCGGTGCGGCGCATCGCGCCGGTCGAACCCAGCTACGTGGGATTCGACTGCCCCGACAGGTTCGTGATCGGGTACGGGTTGGACTTCCGGCAGCGATACCGCAACCTGGCCGACATCCTCGCGGTCGACGATATGGCTGCTCTGCAGGCGGATCCGGACGCATTGGTTCCACTGCTCGACGGGGATACGGGCGGGGAACCGGCCTAAGACGCCGGCAGGTTGTCGGACCCCGGGGGAGGGGGTACGGTCGCCAAGATGATCGAGATGGACCTCGCCGGTGTGCGTGTCGAGCTTCCGACGAACCAGCCGATCGTGCTGTTGAAGGAGCGCGACGGCGAGCGCTACCTGCCGATCTGGATCGGCGCGTCCGAGGCGGCGGCGATCGCCTTGTCCCTGCAGGGGGTCGTCACCCCGAGACCGATGACCCACGATCTGGTGAAGAAC from Actinomycetota bacterium carries:
- the trpS gene encoding tryptophan--tRNA ligase; this translates as MNAGSGAGAEVRARVLTGYRPTGPLHVGHWFGNIRTMLDLQVEHDAFFFVADWHSLTTDYDRTEALPGNVAGLVLDWLAAGLDPTRATIYRQSDIPEIAEMSLLLGMLTPIGWLERVPTFKERLRDLAERDIANLGLLGYPVLQTVDITIVRGELVPVGEDQLPHLELSREIVRRFNRIYGDVLVEPKELLSEAPLIPGSDGRKMSKSLDNAIGVRDDEDQIRAKVRSFLTDPQKVRKHDPGRPEICPVFSLHRLFSPDILEWTEENCRSGALGCVECKGNLADRIVEYYRPFRERRAELESTPDVVERTLADGAARARPVAQRTLEAVREAMHLR
- a CDS encoding prephenate dehydrogenase/arogenate dehydrogenase family protein, encoding MTSTDPPGRPDAPKLDAAPARIAVLGTGMMGTSIAMAALRAGIAVRGTDADPQVLARASEHGGFVAAPDLPSAVRGAELVVVCTPTAAIPSTVRAVLDAAPEAVVTDAGSVKTAVVREIERDAAGTGAERFVGGHPMGGSERSGPDGAAPSVVDSIVWAITPSEVSAPDAVGRLEAFVGALGSRPVLLSPERHDRLVAIVSHLPQIASTVLMGLAASEEADEPELLLLAAGGFRDLTRLAASSPTLWSDILLSNRDAILAAIDLYLARLSAMRELVAAQRAGEVEEAFAAAKAARLTMAAKPLVRSGVAILQVPIPDRPGALAELTATMAEAGINIEDLQIVHSPEGGRGLVHVTVAASESGSAAEVLGARSFEPTRIA
- the scpB gene encoding SMC-Scp complex subunit ScpB, whose translation is MSDEPMPAVDPLEERADREPSAVTEPRGAGDLARSIEALLFVSDEPVAASVLAGVLETDRRAVDRACEELAAALEARGSGVVLRNVAGGWRLFTHPDTAPIVERFVLSSRQARLTKAALETLAIVAYKQPVTRHQVSSVRGVNSDGVLRALTERELVVEVGREESPGRPVLYGTSPAFLERLGLPSVTSLPSLAPLLGEVDEVDPGRDAPPAPADGAEDAGPVEETYGDDEPDAGAADGAEGSDGRPGGAPGD
- a CDS encoding ScpA family protein, producing MSATNDTTSAEAPVFAVELPVFTGPFRVLSDLILEQKVDVCDVPVATVTDAFLSYSSDTERWDLEEATWFLAICAILLELKVGRLMPKHTELDEDDLLGGNPDLVYARSLELQAFRRIAAELARRAAGEAEYFTRDAGPGEEFAHLYPDVMEKVTPERLQRLAAALLKPPPVLDLSHVTPIRFTVSDAMADVERSLTDVREARFRELVADCEERIHVVVRFLALLELYRDGKIEVEQAETFGELRIRWAP
- a CDS encoding site-2 protease family protein, producing MVALRYALYLALALVVGLVARETARSLVADKLGDPTPRRWGRLWPSASMVDPFGTLILPALILILWGSAAAFRPPPFAYAKPLPSDPTYLKKPTRDTVLISIAGPAANLALAIVAGFALRLGIESFEILLVAQAFLFTNLIMFVFHLMPVPGLDGARMLALVLPVHAREIYRNLDQYLVLFMLVIFFLFAGPLLAIVEGLAAAVCDIVAGSAACGRF
- a CDS encoding pseudouridine synthase, which codes for MAQERLQRTLARAGFGSRRACEDLIRQERVTVNGKLATLGDKADPEHDTVAVDGSTLNLDPDSRYYAFNKPTGVVTSMSDERGRPDLRSYLPEGPRVFPVGRLDLDSEGLLVLTNDGELANRLTHPRYGIEKEYLAEVDGAATDRALGALRQGVDLEDGPAKVIAVRTVDRRPDRSALRVVMAEGRKREVRRILDAVGLPVTRLVRLRIGPLRLGRLRSGEIRELDHAEVRALYRAAGL
- the aroH gene encoding chorismate mutase, with the translated sequence MRVRGARGAIRVPEDRSEVVLEATSRLVGEILDRNAIATDDLVSMLFTTTDGLSSVFPAEAARRMGLGRVPLLCAREIPVEGAMPNVIRILVHFHSDRGLDEVEHVYLDGAESLRDDLD